One part of the Sneathia vaginalis genome encodes these proteins:
- the trpS gene encoding tryptophan--tRNA ligase — protein sequence MRSLSGIQPSGILHIGNYFGALKQFVDLQDKYEGLYFLADYHALTSNPDPVKLRENTINVLLDYLALGLDPKKSIVFLQSDVPCHTELMWILNNVTPVALLERGHAYKDKIAKGLKPNTGLFTYPVLMAADILMYDTDYVPVGKDQKQHVEFARDIAIKFNEHYQKEVFKLPNDLIMENVAVVTGVDGEKMSKSYGNMINMFVPEKQLKKQVMSIVTDSKTLEESKDPDNNITKIYSLFATKEELEAMKQKFINGNYGYGHAKKELFEKILDYFGEARKKREKLADNLDYIHEILNEGKIKANKIAQAKMDVVRKTVGLYK from the coding sequence ATGAGAAGTTTATCAGGAATACAACCTAGTGGTATCCTACATATAGGTAACTATTTTGGTGCGTTAAAACAATTTGTAGACTTGCAAGATAAGTATGAAGGTCTATACTTTTTAGCAGACTATCATGCACTTACATCTAATCCAGATCCAGTCAAGTTAAGAGAAAATACAATTAATGTCTTACTTGACTATTTAGCATTGGGACTTGATCCTAAAAAATCAATAGTTTTTTTACAATCTGATGTACCATGCCATACTGAATTGATGTGGATATTAAATAACGTAACACCTGTAGCGTTACTTGAAAGGGGACATGCATATAAAGATAAAATAGCTAAAGGATTAAAACCTAATACTGGTTTATTTACATATCCTGTTTTAATGGCTGCTGATATTTTAATGTATGATACAGACTATGTTCCAGTTGGTAAAGATCAAAAGCAACACGTAGAATTTGCAAGAGATATAGCAATTAAGTTTAATGAACATTATCAAAAAGAAGTATTTAAGTTACCTAATGATTTAATTATGGAAAATGTTGCTGTGGTAACAGGTGTAGATGGTGAAAAAATGAGTAAGTCATATGGAAATATGATTAATATGTTTGTGCCTGAAAAGCAATTAAAAAAGCAAGTAATGTCTATAGTTACAGATAGTAAGACATTAGAAGAATCAAAAGATCCAGATAATAATATTACTAAGATATATAGCCTATTTGCAACAAAAGAAGAGTTAGAAGCTATGAAACAAAAATTCATTAATGGTAACTATGGTTATGGTCATGCTAAAAAAGAATTGTTTGAAAAAATATTAGATTACTTTGGTGAAGCTAGAAAGAAAAGAGAAAAACTAGCTGATAATTTAGACTATATACATGAAATTTTAAATGAGGGTAAGATTAAGGCAAACAAGATAGCCCAAGCAAAAATGGATGTAGTTAGAAAGACTGTAGGATTATATAAATGA